Part of the Roseobacter litoralis Och 149 genome, GCGCCTTTGAGTTTCTGCGGCCGCAGCCCGCTTTCCTGCCATTCGCTGCAAGTACAAATACGTGACAGGGTCGAACTATCGGACTGCGGACAACGCGGTCTTTGATCGTCGCCTTTTCAATGGCCGCTTCAACCGCCACTGGTGGTTGTGTTGAAATAAGCGTAAATGTGGAATAACCTCGCCTACTGATACAGTGTTTGATCTGTTACGATGCTCGTTCGGCTGGTGCCAAGGGAGCAGAAAAACTCAGCGTCGTATAAATGCAGCCTCAGAGATCGTTAGTAAAATGGGACCATTTTTAGTCGGTTTTCACAATCGTTGTTACCTCCGAAATTCTCTTGATCAGTAGATCAGAAATCGCGAGTAAAAACATAGCTGAGCAACCCCATCTACCCATCAGCTGCTTTTCCCGGCAGATCGCTAAATCATTCACAATCTTGAAGACGTCTGAATGAATTTCAGAAGCTGCAGAAGATGCTCTATTGGAAGTGCTGCCGTTGGAACGGACAACGTTGCCATCTATTATGTTGGCTTCCTCAACGACAGTGTCTTCTGTCCCCATAATAACTTGAGCAACAACTATTGCTTCGCGTAAGGGAGTCTCTAGGCTTTCAACTAGTAGCCGCCAATGTTTCGGGAGCAAATCAGTACGCTCGAAGTACTTAAAACTGTTCGGAAAATCTCTCAGTAGATCCTCGTCCATGTCTTCAAAAAATGACAAGTCATTGAAGCTCAATGCCATTATTTCTTCTTCGTAGTTGGGGATGCTTAGGATTACGTTGTGACTAACTCTGAGACGAGAGAATTCATCAAGAAACCTGTTCGAGAGAGTACTATAAGGATCGTTTCCGGAAATTCGATCAAAGAGACTCTCGGGCCATCCAGCCGACTGAGTACTGTCGTCGAAGAAGCGAAGTTGGTACGATATCCCCAAAAATAGTCCAAGGGCATCGCGCAGACGGGTAAGGTTTTTGATGAGCACTTCCGTTGGAGACTCCTCGGCAAACGATCCGGTGCCTTCTCGGTCCGTAGCGTCTTCCATCGAGTCGTCTCCCTAGCGCCCACTTTCTTGCATTCGAATGTTTGTGACGGATTTTTCTGACTGTTTCAACCCGCCGTTGATAGCGACGGCCTAAGCTACAGACTGGACATATCGACTGCCCAATTGGGTCCAAGACTATTTGGCCTCAAAACGTAAGTAGTATGACCTTCGTACAGACCGCAGCATCGGTTGGATTTGGGCTCGCTGCCAACATCGGTGCAAGTGCAGCATCCGAAAATCAAGCCTCATCAACAGAAGTGAGGACGGCCCATAACCGTCATTGGGTATCGTGTCTCAATGCTGCGGTGCGCCCGTCAAAGGGGACATTCACTCAAACTGCTAGACTTGTTGCGCGCCGAGGGCCACTCTACCTTCAGTAGTCATTGACTTCGAACGCCCAATAGTTGCACTCATCCTCGAACTAGATCATTGGAAAGCGCCGAATGTTCGAACGCACAAAACCTGTTGCCGCCGCTATTTGGAAACGGTTCCGAAGCTACCCGCTCTTCGTACAGCTCCTTTTGGTCGTACCTATGCTAAGTGCCGTGACTCTCACATTGCTGGTTGGTAACATGGGACTGGCTTTGATGGGCACAGCTGTCGCAATAAATTCGGTTGTAGCAGGTTGGATTGGTGGCCTTCTTGTTGTTGTCTTGGGCAAGGCGGGCATCATTGTCGCCAAAGATCACAAAAAGAAGGGCTGACTGTTCTGTGAGGTAGAACGGCCCAAAGCTACCGTTGGTCAAAGAACACGGCGCTGCGGTGCAGCTTTACAGAACTGGCCATAGGCAGCATTTGGGAGGGCCATCCCTAGACTATTGTCTCCCGTCGACTTTCATGGCGAAATTTTTCGTCAAAGTCGAACTTTCGACAGAAAAGACGCTCTTCGACTCCATTCTGAGTGGCTCGAGTTGGCATTGCCTTGTGTTTTATGTTTGTGTCGGGTCACAACAGATTAGAGGCTCGCAATCATGGCGACAGATATCAATCCAGTAAACAACGACCTGATGGCCGCTGATCAGATCGAAGGCGACGTTAGTGAGGATCTGAACGATGAAGATGTTGTCTACAATATCAATACCTTCGGTGCTGATTTCACAGTAGATGGCTTGGTGAAGCGATTCGACCGTGGTGACATATACAGGCCCGAATTTCAGCGAAATTTTGTCTGGACTCTGCCTCAAGCCTCAAAGTTTATCGAATCCATCTTGCTCGGGTTGCCAATACCAAGTGTATTTCTTTACCGCGAGGAAAGCACCCAAAAGCATTTGATCGTCGATGGGCTGCAACGCCTTACAACCCTCCATGCATTCTTTAAGGGGCGGTTCCGACATAATGACAAAGTGTTCCGATTGAAGGATGTGAAGAAACGCTTTGAGGGCCGCACCCACGAGGAATTAGAGGAAGAAGACAAACGGAGATTTGAGGATGCAGTGATCCATGCAATGATAATCCAGCAAACATCTCCTGACAATGACAACAGTTCAGTTTTTCATATCTTTGACAGGTTGAATTCAAACGGGACGCCCCTTCAACCTCAGGAGATGAGAGCCGCTATTTACCATGGTTCGTTCCAAGAATTACTTGGTACGCTAAATATGAACATTATTTGGCGTGAAATTTTTGGCGGTGCTCACAAACGCTCAAAGGATCAAGAGCTAATCCTTCGCTTCCTAGCTCTTCTTAACAATCGGCAGAATTATCAAAAACCGATGAAAGCTTTCCTCAACGCCTTCATGGGAGCACATCGAGAAATCAGCCTTGATGACAAAGCCAAGTTCGCCACCCAATTCGCAGGCACCATCCAGAGAGCACATGCTGGCATTGGAAAGCGAGCATTTCGACCGCAGAGGGCTATGAACGTTGCTGTCTATGATGCTGTGATGGTGGCAATCGCTGAGTGTCCTGCGGCTTCGCCAGAGGACATCGGGCAGGCCTATATAGAACTCTTAGGCAATGAGGAGTTTATCCGTATGACTAGCGACGCTACTTCTGACGAAGGAAACATAAAGGGTCGGATAGACTTGGCGGTTTCGACGCTTCATGCTGCCGCTTAGCTTAACCCAAGAAATTGGGCGCATAGATCACTTAGTTGCTATGATGGATGAATTGGTTGATGATGCTCAACCACGCATCCAGAATGTCTATTCTAGCCAAGTCGTTCTATCGGCATCCGGCTATGTTGAGGCTGCGGTGGGAGTCGTGCTTGCAGAATACGGGCGCACTCGTGGTGACATTCGAATAGCGCGTTATATTGGCAAGAATGTCGCCAGACAGAACTC contains:
- a CDS encoding HEPN domain-containing protein; amino-acid sequence: MLPLSLTQEIGRIDHLVAMMDELVDDAQPRIQNVYSSQVVLSASGYVEAAVGVVLAEYGRTRGDIRIARYIGKNVARQNSLNCEKIEKVLRQFDKDWWPTIEAQTNAANIAAVDSLKTLRDQIAHGKNNGTGYSTVKDYYWRAKVFVVDFKSVILGP
- a CDS encoding DUF262 domain-containing protein, whose amino-acid sequence is MATDINPVNNDLMAADQIEGDVSEDLNDEDVVYNINTFGADFTVDGLVKRFDRGDIYRPEFQRNFVWTLPQASKFIESILLGLPIPSVFLYREESTQKHLIVDGLQRLTTLHAFFKGRFRHNDKVFRLKDVKKRFEGRTHEELEEEDKRRFEDAVIHAMIIQQTSPDNDNSSVFHIFDRLNSNGTPLQPQEMRAAIYHGSFQELLGTLNMNIIWREIFGGAHKRSKDQELILRFLALLNNRQNYQKPMKAFLNAFMGAHREISLDDKAKFATQFAGTIQRAHAGIGKRAFRPQRAMNVAVYDAVMVAIAECPAASPEDIGQAYIELLGNEEFIRMTSDATSDEGNIKGRIDLAVSTLHAAA